In Rubrobacter radiotolerans DSM 5868, a genomic segment contains:
- the cobO gene encoding cob(I)yrinic acid a,c-diamide adenosyltransferase, with protein MSEAERSETAAERAPREERLRRRSRRERPMLIVNTGKGKGKSTAAFGVMLRGWARGYRIGVYQFVKSGKWNVGEQRAAEALGNIDWFKMGDGWTWTVRDLEVSEDLAREGWEEVKRRISDETYDMVILDEFTYPMKWGWVDTEEVVGFLRNRPGFQHVIVTGRDAPERLVEAADLVSEVRKVKHPMDEGFKGQKGIEW; from the coding sequence GTGAGCGAGGCGGAGAGGTCGGAGACGGCGGCGGAGCGGGCTCCGCGTGAGGAGCGGCTCAGGAGGCGTTCACGGCGCGAGCGGCCGATGCTGATCGTGAACACCGGCAAGGGAAAGGGGAAGTCCACGGCGGCCTTCGGGGTGATGCTCCGGGGCTGGGCGCGGGGCTACCGCATCGGGGTCTACCAGTTCGTCAAGAGCGGGAAGTGGAACGTCGGGGAGCAGCGAGCCGCCGAGGCGCTCGGGAACATCGACTGGTTCAAGATGGGCGACGGTTGGACGTGGACCGTCCGGGACCTCGAAGTCTCCGAGGACCTCGCCCGGGAGGGCTGGGAGGAGGTCAAGCGGCGCATCTCGGACGAGACCTACGACATGGTCATCCTCGACGAGTTTACCTACCCGATGAAGTGGGGCTGGGTGGACACGGAGGAGGTCGTCGGGTTTCTTCGGAATAGGCCCGGCTTTCAGCACGTGATCGTCACCGGCCGCGACGCCCCGGAGCGGCTCGTCGAGGCGGCCGACCTCGTGAGCGAGGTCCGGAAGGTCAAGCACCCAATGGACGAGGGGTTCAAGGGTCAGAAGGGCATCGAGTGGTAG
- a CDS encoding cobyrinate a,c-diamide synthase encodes MLNGSPHTPESIPRIVVAGTHSGAGKTTVATGLMAAFAARGLEVAPFKVGPDFIDPSYHGLATGRPGRNLDAFLSGEKLLGPLFRHGCSGSDLAVVEGVMGLFDGRTGAGDFASTAHVAKRLGAPVLLVVDAGAMARSAAALVHGYATFDPEVEVAGVILNRVGSARHEAMLREAIEPLGVPVTGVLGREPSVATPDRHLGLIPVAERRAEAEGAVRRLGDFVGGACDLAAIERLARSAGPLGGEAWSPETPVGEGSGEGDVRVAVATGPAFSFLYRENLELLWAAGAETVFFDPTSDERLPEGTDALYLGGGFPEAYAEALAENEPMKRAVRLFAASGRPVVAECGGLMYLCRDLDGEAMCGVVGASARMSGRLTLGYREAVALSDSPLAERGETVRGHEFHYSAVESAGEDAPAWRLDGERDEGFVSGPEGNVVASYLHTHWAATPGFAARFVGAARRVRGRGRAGARS; translated from the coding sequence GTGCTGAACGGCTCCCCGCACACGCCAGAGAGCATCCCCCGCATCGTCGTCGCCGGGACCCACTCGGGCGCGGGGAAGACGACCGTCGCGACGGGGCTTATGGCCGCGTTCGCCGCGCGTGGCCTTGAGGTAGCTCCGTTCAAGGTCGGGCCGGACTTTATCGACCCGTCCTACCACGGGCTTGCGACCGGCAGGCCGGGCCGCAACCTCGACGCCTTTCTCTCGGGAGAGAAGCTCCTCGGGCCGCTCTTCCGGCACGGGTGCTCCGGGAGCGACCTGGCCGTCGTGGAGGGTGTCATGGGGCTCTTCGACGGGAGGACCGGGGCCGGGGACTTCGCCTCGACGGCGCACGTGGCGAAGCGGCTCGGGGCTCCGGTGCTGCTCGTCGTGGACGCAGGGGCGATGGCGCGGTCGGCGGCGGCTCTCGTGCACGGCTACGCGACCTTTGATCCGGAGGTCGAGGTTGCGGGCGTGATCCTGAACCGGGTCGGTTCGGCGCGGCACGAGGCGATGCTCCGGGAGGCGATCGAACCACTCGGGGTGCCCGTCACGGGCGTCCTCGGACGGGAGCCCTCGGTCGCAACGCCGGACCGGCACCTCGGGCTCATCCCCGTCGCCGAGCGACGCGCCGAGGCGGAGGGAGCCGTCCGGAGGCTCGGGGACTTTGTCGGGGGGGCATGCGACCTCGCGGCAATAGAACGGCTCGCTCGCTCGGCCGGGCCGCTCGGCGGGGAGGCGTGGAGTCCGGAGACGCCTGTCGGGGAGGGCTCCGGCGAGGGGGACGTGCGGGTCGCGGTCGCGACGGGACCGGCGTTCAGCTTTCTCTACCGGGAGAACCTGGAGCTTCTGTGGGCCGCAGGAGCGGAGACGGTCTTTTTCGACCCTACAAGCGACGAGCGTCTCCCGGAGGGGACGGACGCGCTCTACCTCGGGGGCGGCTTTCCGGAGGCGTATGCGGAGGCCCTTGCGGAGAACGAGCCGATGAAGCGAGCCGTCCGCCTCTTCGCGGCCTCCGGGCGGCCGGTCGTTGCGGAGTGCGGGGGGCTGATGTACCTCTGCCGGGACCTTGACGGTGAGGCGATGTGCGGGGTCGTCGGGGCTTCGGCGCGCATGAGCGGGCGGCTGACGCTCGGCTACCGGGAGGCGGTCGCGCTCTCGGACTCGCCGCTCGCGGAACGCGGGGAGACCGTGCGCGGGCACGAGTTCCACTACTCGGCGGTGGAGAGCGCCGGGGAGGACGCTCCGGCCTGGAGGCTCGACGGAGAGCGGGACGAGGGGTTCGTGAGCGGACCGGAGGGGAACGTTGTTGCGAGCTACCTGCACACCCACTGGGCCGCGACGCCGGGCTTCGCGGCGAGGTTCGTCGGGGCGGCGCGCCGGGTGCGGGGGCGCGGCCGGGCGGGAGCGCGGTCTTGA
- a CDS encoding VWA domain-containing protein, giving the protein MSATNPHSIPYPFSAIVGQESLKLALLLNALSPAVGGVLVRGEKGTAKSTAVRALAALLPPVTVVAGCPYACDPAAPNPGCPAGPHPPDAPVEERPVRLVELPVGASAERLSGTLDLERALTKGERAFEPGLLAAAHRGILYVDEVNLLPDHLVDGLLDVAAMGVNRVEREGVAVSHPSRFLLVGTMNPEEGELRPQLLDRFGLSVEVSGTPEVEERTEVVRRYLRYEADQDAFASAWREREREVAERVLKARRALPEVRLPEERLLEVSAVCASLGVDGLRGDLVTAKAARALAAWEGRAAVERPDVERAALLALAHRRRRGPLDEPGLTPEEVRASLPEEPPEDPDDPPDDSPDGGPDGAPERPEASGSDPSGEGNPEPGGESVGPGERSFAASGSFRAERFAVEGRGAAGPSGRRSRTVGERGHAVGSRPARRGETDLALAATLLAAAPRQSGRVPRGSGKALVLRPEDLRATVREGREGNLVVFCVDASGSMAARERMRAVKGAALELLLDAYRSRDRISLVAFRGAGARTLLPPTASADLAAARLRELPTGGRTPLAAGLGEAAGVIVSERRRDPSRRALLVVLTDGRATAGPDPREAARRLAGLGGVTPVVVDTESGNVRLGLAAGLSRELGGRCVRLEELSAAGVSGVVREMRNGRSAA; this is encoded by the coding sequence GTGAGCGCGACGAATCCACATTCGATCCCCTATCCCTTCTCCGCGATCGTCGGCCAGGAGTCGCTGAAGCTCGCCCTGCTCCTGAACGCGCTCTCCCCGGCTGTGGGCGGGGTGCTCGTTCGCGGCGAGAAGGGGACGGCGAAGTCGACCGCCGTCCGGGCTCTGGCCGCGCTCCTCCCGCCCGTTACGGTCGTTGCAGGCTGTCCGTACGCCTGCGACCCGGCCGCCCCGAACCCGGGGTGCCCGGCGGGTCCTCATCCGCCTGATGCGCCCGTCGAGGAGCGTCCGGTGCGGCTCGTCGAGCTCCCGGTCGGGGCCTCGGCCGAGCGGCTCTCGGGAACGCTCGACCTGGAGCGGGCGCTCACGAAGGGTGAGCGGGCCTTCGAGCCGGGCCTCCTCGCCGCCGCGCACCGGGGCATCCTGTATGTCGACGAGGTGAACCTTCTTCCGGATCACCTCGTCGATGGCCTGCTCGACGTCGCGGCGATGGGCGTGAACCGGGTCGAGCGCGAGGGGGTCGCGGTCTCGCACCCCTCCCGGTTCCTGCTCGTCGGGACGATGAACCCCGAGGAGGGGGAGCTCCGGCCGCAGCTCCTCGACCGCTTCGGGCTCTCCGTCGAGGTCTCCGGCACGCCGGAGGTCGAGGAGCGGACGGAAGTCGTCCGGCGCTACTTGCGCTACGAGGCCGACCAGGACGCCTTCGCCAGCGCGTGGCGCGAGCGCGAGCGGGAGGTCGCGGAGCGGGTCCTCAAGGCCCGCCGCGCCCTGCCGGAGGTCAGGCTCCCGGAGGAGCGGCTCCTCGAAGTCTCGGCGGTCTGCGCGAGCCTCGGGGTGGACGGCCTTCGCGGCGACCTCGTTACCGCGAAGGCCGCGCGCGCCCTCGCCGCATGGGAGGGACGGGCGGCCGTCGAGCGCCCCGACGTCGAGCGGGCGGCCCTGCTCGCCCTCGCCCACCGCCGCAGACGGGGCCCCCTCGACGAGCCGGGCCTGACCCCCGAGGAGGTCCGCGCGAGCCTCCCCGAAGAACCCCCGGAAGACCCCGACGACCCGCCGGACGACAGCCCGGACGGGGGACCGGACGGCGCGCCGGAGCGTCCCGAGGCGTCGGGGAGCGATCCCTCCGGTGAGGGGAATCCGGAGCCCGGCGGGGAGTCAGTCGGCCCCGGGGAGCGGTCTTTTGCGGCGTCGGGTTCTTTTCGGGCGGAGCGGTTCGCTGTCGAGGGTCGGGGCGCGGCGGGGCCGTCCGGAAGGAGGAGCCGGACGGTCGGTGAGCGGGGGCACGCGGTCGGGAGCCGACCGGCGCGGCGCGGCGAGACGGACCTCGCGCTCGCGGCGACGCTGCTTGCGGCGGCCCCGCGCCAGTCCGGGCGGGTGCCTAGGGGCTCGGGGAAGGCTCTCGTACTCCGGCCGGAGGACCTGCGGGCGACCGTCCGCGAGGGCCGGGAGGGGAACCTCGTCGTGTTCTGCGTGGACGCGAGCGGCTCGATGGCGGCGCGCGAGCGGATGCGCGCGGTGAAGGGCGCGGCGCTAGAGCTGCTCCTCGACGCGTACCGCTCGCGCGACCGGATCTCGCTTGTAGCCTTCCGGGGCGCGGGGGCGCGGACGCTCCTTCCGCCGACCGCGAGCGCCGACCTCGCCGCCGCCCGGCTCCGGGAACTCCCGACGGGCGGAAGGACCCCGCTCGCGGCGGGACTCGGGGAGGCGGCAGGGGTGATCGTCTCCGAACGGCGACGCGACCCATCCCGAAGGGCGCTCCTCGTCGTGCTCACGGACGGTCGGGCGACGGCCGGGCCGGACCCGCGCGAGGCGGCGCGCAGGCTCGCCGGGCTCGGCGGGGTAACGCCGGTCGTGGTAGACACGGAGAGCGGGAACGTGCGGCTCGGGCTCGCGGCGGGGCTCTCGCGGGAGCTTGGAGGACGGTGCGTGCGGCTCGAGGAGCTTTCGGCCGCCGGGGTGTCGGGGGTCGTGAGGGAGATGCGGAACGGAAGGAGCGCAGCGTGA
- the cobM gene encoding precorrin-4 C(11)-methyltransferase, whose product MERRTTGKVWFVGAGPGAEDLITVRGARIISEADVVLWARSLVSERVLEYASPEAELVESTDIPLEGAVAVYERAAREGLAVARVHSGDPAIFGAILEQIERCEALGLEWEIVPGVSSFSAAAAAVGRELTVPEVAQSIILTRRASRTPMPEGQEIERFARHGTTMAIFLSAARPRELQEELLAGGYPPHTPCAVVYRASWPDQLVERCTLSELGETVRRMGVRRQTMILVGPGLDAYGKRSRLYDPSFSHMFRKGTDEALRDVERGRSEGVESR is encoded by the coding sequence GTGGAGCGTAGGACTACCGGGAAGGTGTGGTTTGTCGGGGCGGGGCCGGGGGCGGAGGACCTTATAACGGTGCGCGGGGCGCGAATTATCTCGGAGGCCGACGTCGTTCTCTGGGCGCGCAGCCTCGTGAGCGAGAGGGTCCTTGAGTACGCCTCGCCGGAGGCGGAGCTTGTCGAGTCCACGGACATCCCCCTGGAGGGAGCGGTCGCGGTCTATGAGCGGGCGGCGCGGGAGGGGCTCGCCGTGGCGCGGGTTCACTCGGGGGACCCGGCGATCTTCGGGGCTATTCTGGAGCAGATCGAGCGCTGCGAGGCTCTTGGCCTTGAGTGGGAGATCGTCCCGGGCGTCTCGTCTTTCTCGGCGGCCGCCGCGGCGGTCGGCAGGGAGCTTACCGTCCCGGAGGTCGCGCAGTCGATCATCCTCACGCGCCGCGCGAGCCGGACTCCGATGCCGGAGGGGCAGGAGATCGAACGCTTCGCCCGCCACGGGACGACGATGGCGATCTTTCTCTCCGCTGCTCGCCCGCGCGAGCTTCAGGAGGAGCTTCTTGCGGGGGGCTATCCGCCGCATACCCCCTGCGCCGTCGTCTACCGCGCAAGCTGGCCCGACCAACTCGTGGAACGCTGCACTCTGTCGGAACTCGGGGAGACGGTGCGCCGGATGGGTGTGAGGCGGCAGACCATGATCCTCGTCGGTCCCGGCCTCGACGCCTACGGTAAGCGCTCGCGTCTCTACGACCCTTCTTTCTCCCACATGTTCAGAAAGGGTACGGACGAGGCGCTCCGGGACGTAGAGAGGGGCCGTTCGGAGGGCGTAGAGTCGCGGTGA
- the cobI gene encoding precorrin-2 C(20)-methyltransferase, protein MAGARPGTLVGVGVGPGDPEMLTLRGLRALRESDRVFVPVGEAGEVGRAEAVVLAHLGRESGKVRRLAFALSADRELMERNHREAAREVAASLVEGRTCAFATIGDPNVYSTFTYLARRVRELLPEARIETVPGVTAMQDLASRSGTPLVVGEERLALVPFVGEGRSERLGEALAVGETVVLYKGGGRLPEVLRAAERAGHPGEAVYGARLGSREERVGQLGEVGPGERLPYLSTVIFTARGGELGGA, encoded by the coding sequence ATGGCGGGGGCCCGTCCGGGGACGCTCGTCGGGGTCGGGGTCGGGCCGGGGGACCCGGAGATGCTGACGCTGCGGGGGCTCCGGGCGCTCCGGGAGTCGGACCGGGTCTTCGTTCCGGTCGGAGAGGCGGGGGAGGTCGGGCGGGCGGAGGCGGTCGTGCTCGCTCACCTCGGGAGGGAGAGCGGGAAGGTGCGGCGGCTCGCGTTCGCGCTCTCGGCGGACCGGGAGCTTATGGAGCGGAACCACCGGGAGGCGGCGCGCGAGGTCGCGGCGAGTCTGGTTGAGGGAAGGACTTGCGCCTTTGCGACGATCGGGGACCCGAACGTCTACTCGACCTTTACATACCTGGCCCGGCGGGTGCGGGAGCTCTTGCCGGAGGCACGGATCGAGACGGTGCCGGGCGTAACGGCGATGCAGGACCTCGCTTCTCGCAGCGGGACGCCGCTCGTCGTCGGGGAGGAGCGGCTCGCGCTCGTTCCGTTTGTCGGGGAGGGGCGGTCGGAGCGGCTCGGGGAGGCGCTCGCGGTCGGGGAGACGGTCGTTCTGTACAAGGGCGGCGGGAGGCTCCCGGAGGTCCTGCGCGCGGCGGAGCGAGCCGGACACCCGGGCGAGGCGGTCTACGGGGCGCGGCTCGGGAGCCGGGAGGAGCGGGTCGGGCAGCTCGGGGAGGTCGGGCCGGGGGAGCGGCTGCCGTATCTCTCGACCGTTATCTTTACGGCGCGAGGGGGGGAGCTCGGTGGAGCGTAG
- the cobN gene encoding cobaltochelatase subunit CobN, giving the protein MSGRLLFLTTADTEVLAAARALEGLPAGFPEVRCANPVRLESPERELPELLDGARVALVRLLGGRKAWPEGLDLLRRECERRGVPLLAFGGEAEPDAELTALSTAPAGTVAAAFEYLRHGGVANTENLLRFVADTLLLEGYGFEPARELPDLGVYHRVLPEGATLRDLLARHDRERPTVGVVFYRAHWMAGNTEFVDALVREIEAAGANALPVFAYSLRSEPDGGVPALALLEGRVDALVATVLASGGSNASDAASHGGPEGWLEWEVPALERLGVPVVQGICTTATREAWLRSDAGLSPLDTAWQVAIPEFDGRMISVPFSFKETVADSSPVGAPLSVYRVDAERTARVAGLAVRLARLGKRPNREKRIAVMLSNYPTKHSRVGNAVGLDTPRSAVRLLAALREAGYRVEGAPQEGDALIHALIESGGHDLEFLTEDQLRGATGRLGADRYAEWFARLPEPLRESVVEQWGEPPGELYVDGEEIVVAGLAFGNVFVGIQPPRGFGENPIAIYHDPDLPPTHHYLAAYLWLAEEFGAEAIVHLGKHGTLEWLPGKSLGMSPACAPDAAIRDVPLFYPFVVNDPGEGTQAKRRAHACVVDHLIPPMTRADSYDDLARLEQLLDEYYQVETLDPSKLPQIEKEVWECLRSADLDRDLGVEEKPEEFGDFLGEVDGYLCEIKDLPIRGGLHVLGETPSGEPFRHLVAAILRLGAGDAPGLRSAVAAAYGLDERRLTEDGGARLEAPAALVERFPGANLPVTASDLVDRLEEAQQQLLLALEEHAWSADSVGDVCRETLGFGDAGVTASLSFCCREVVPRLLRTPDELANLLGGLAGRYVPAGPSGSPTRGLVNVLPTGRNFYSVDPKALPSRLSWGVGERLADDLLARHLAEEGRYPETVGIVVWGTAAMRTQGDDVSEVLALLGVRPRWNEESLRVTGLEVIPLEELGRPRVDVTVRISGFFRDAFPNLISLMDEAFRTVAALDEPEEMNFIRKHAEEEKDAGASEREATTRIFGSKPGAYGAGLLPLIDARNWRDDGDLAEVYAVWGGYAYGKGLEGREARKEMEANLRRTEVAVKNIDNREHDLFDSDDYFQYHGGMIAAVRALTGRNPKGYIGDSADPSRPRTRDLSEEARRVFRSRVANPKWIDAMKSHGYKGAFELSATVDYLFGYSATADVVESWMYRDLTDKYVLDESVREFMQASNPWALRAVTERLLEAAERGLWAEPDGERLEELKRVYLANEGALEEAT; this is encoded by the coding sequence ATGAGCGGGAGGCTTCTCTTTCTGACGACCGCAGACACCGAGGTGCTCGCCGCCGCGCGGGCGCTCGAAGGACTCCCCGCAGGCTTTCCGGAGGTGCGCTGCGCGAACCCGGTTCGGCTGGAGAGCCCGGAGCGGGAGCTTCCGGAGCTGCTCGACGGGGCGCGGGTCGCGCTCGTGCGGCTGCTCGGAGGCCGGAAGGCGTGGCCGGAGGGGCTGGACCTCCTGCGCCGCGAGTGCGAGCGGCGCGGAGTGCCCCTGCTCGCCTTCGGGGGCGAGGCCGAGCCCGACGCCGAGCTTACCGCTCTCTCGACCGCCCCGGCCGGGACGGTTGCCGCCGCCTTCGAGTACCTGCGTCACGGCGGCGTAGCGAACACGGAGAACCTTCTGCGCTTCGTTGCGGACACGCTCCTTCTCGAAGGGTACGGCTTCGAGCCCGCCCGCGAGCTTCCCGACCTCGGCGTCTATCACCGGGTTCTCCCGGAGGGCGCAACGCTCAGAGACCTCCTTGCCCGCCACGACCGGGAGAGACCGACCGTCGGGGTCGTGTTCTACCGGGCGCACTGGATGGCCGGGAACACCGAGTTCGTGGACGCGCTGGTGCGGGAGATCGAGGCCGCGGGGGCGAATGCGCTTCCGGTCTTCGCCTACTCCTTGAGGTCCGAGCCCGACGGAGGCGTCCCGGCGCTCGCGCTGCTTGAAGGCCGCGTCGATGCGCTCGTTGCCACCGTTCTTGCGAGCGGCGGCTCCAACGCCTCCGACGCCGCCTCGCACGGCGGACCGGAGGGCTGGCTTGAGTGGGAGGTCCCGGCTCTGGAGCGGCTCGGGGTCCCGGTTGTGCAGGGGATCTGCACGACCGCAACGCGCGAGGCGTGGCTCCGCTCCGACGCCGGGCTCTCGCCGCTCGATACGGCGTGGCAGGTCGCCATCCCCGAGTTCGACGGGCGCATGATCTCCGTTCCGTTCTCTTTCAAGGAGACCGTTGCGGACAGCTCCCCGGTCGGCGCGCCGCTCTCGGTCTACCGGGTCGACGCCGAGAGGACGGCGCGCGTCGCCGGGCTTGCGGTGCGCCTCGCCCGTCTCGGTAAGAGGCCGAACCGGGAGAAGCGGATCGCCGTGATGCTCTCCAACTACCCGACAAAGCACTCGCGCGTCGGGAACGCCGTCGGGCTGGACACCCCCCGGAGCGCGGTGCGTCTTCTCGCGGCGCTTCGGGAGGCGGGCTACCGGGTCGAGGGCGCGCCGCAGGAGGGGGATGCCCTGATCCACGCCCTTATCGAAAGCGGAGGCCACGACCTTGAGTTCTTGACCGAGGACCAGCTCCGGGGGGCGACCGGCCGCCTGGGGGCGGACCGCTACGCAGAGTGGTTCGCCCGGCTTCCGGAGCCCCTTCGGGAGAGCGTCGTCGAGCAGTGGGGCGAGCCGCCGGGCGAGCTTTACGTGGACGGGGAGGAGATCGTCGTCGCGGGGCTCGCTTTCGGGAACGTGTTTGTAGGCATACAGCCGCCGAGAGGGTTCGGGGAGAACCCGATCGCGATCTACCACGACCCCGACCTCCCGCCGACGCATCACTACCTCGCGGCGTACCTGTGGCTTGCCGAGGAGTTCGGAGCGGAGGCCATCGTCCACCTCGGAAAGCACGGGACGCTTGAGTGGCTTCCGGGGAAGTCGCTCGGGATGTCCCCTGCCTGCGCTCCGGACGCCGCCATCCGCGACGTGCCGCTCTTCTACCCGTTCGTCGTGAACGACCCGGGCGAGGGGACGCAGGCAAAGAGACGGGCGCACGCCTGCGTCGTGGATCACCTGATCCCCCCGATGACCCGGGCCGACTCTTACGACGACCTCGCCCGCCTGGAGCAACTGCTCGACGAGTACTACCAGGTCGAGACGCTCGACCCGTCGAAGCTCCCGCAGATAGAGAAGGAGGTCTGGGAGTGCCTGCGCTCCGCCGACCTCGACCGGGACCTCGGGGTCGAGGAGAAGCCGGAGGAGTTCGGGGACTTCCTCGGGGAGGTGGACGGGTACCTGTGCGAGATCAAGGACCTCCCCATCCGCGGCGGCCTGCACGTCCTCGGTGAAACGCCCTCGGGCGAGCCCTTCCGGCACCTCGTCGCCGCCATCCTCCGCCTCGGGGCGGGCGACGCGCCGGGCCTCAGGAGCGCCGTTGCCGCCGCCTACGGCCTCGACGAGCGGCGGCTCACCGAGGACGGCGGCGCGCGCCTCGAAGCCCCGGCTGCCCTCGTCGAGCGGTTCCCGGGGGCGAACCTCCCGGTCACGGCGAGCGACCTCGTGGACCGGCTGGAGGAGGCGCAGCAGCAGCTCCTCCTCGCGCTCGAAGAGCACGCCTGGAGCGCCGATTCGGTCGGAGACGTCTGCCGGGAGACCCTCGGCTTCGGGGACGCGGGCGTTACGGCGTCCCTGAGCTTCTGCTGCCGGGAGGTCGTGCCGAGGCTTCTCCGGACGCCGGACGAGCTTGCGAACCTTCTCGGCGGCCTCGCCGGGAGGTACGTACCGGCCGGTCCCTCCGGCTCGCCGACGCGCGGGCTCGTAAACGTTCTTCCGACGGGGAGGAACTTCTACTCCGTGGACCCGAAGGCCCTTCCGTCGAGGCTCTCCTGGGGCGTCGGGGAGCGGCTAGCGGACGACCTTCTCGCGCGCCACCTCGCGGAGGAGGGACGCTATCCGGAGACGGTCGGGATCGTTGTCTGGGGCACGGCGGCGATGCGGACGCAGGGCGACGATGTCTCGGAGGTGCTCGCCCTTCTCGGGGTCCGGCCCCGCTGGAACGAGGAGTCGCTGCGCGTAACGGGCCTTGAGGTGATCCCGCTCGAAGAGCTCGGGCGGCCGCGCGTGGACGTTACCGTCAGGATCAGCGGCTTCTTCCGGGACGCTTTCCCGAACCTCATAAGCCTCATGGACGAAGCCTTCCGCACCGTCGCCGCCCTCGACGAGCCGGAGGAGATGAACTTCATCAGGAAGCATGCCGAAGAGGAGAAGGACGCCGGAGCGAGCGAGCGGGAGGCGACGACGCGCATCTTCGGCTCGAAGCCCGGGGCCTACGGAGCGGGGCTCCTGCCGCTCATCGACGCGCGGAACTGGCGCGACGACGGCGACCTCGCCGAGGTCTACGCGGTGTGGGGCGGCTATGCCTACGGGAAGGGCCTCGAAGGACGCGAGGCGCGAAAGGAGATGGAGGCGAACCTGAGAAGGACCGAGGTTGCCGTAAAGAACATAGACAACCGCGAGCACGACCTCTTCGACTCCGACGACTACTTTCAGTATCACGGGGGCATGATCGCCGCCGTCCGCGCCCTGACCGGCCGCAACCCGAAGGGCTACATCGGCGACTCCGCAGACCCTTCCCGCCCGAGGACCCGCGACCTCTCCGAGGAGGCCCGGCGCGTGTTCCGCTCGCGCGTTGCCAACCCGAAGTGGATCGACGCGATGAAGAGCCACGGCTACAAGGGGGCCTTCGAGCTCTCCGCGACCGTGGACTACCTCTTCGGTTACAGCGCGACCGCAGACGTCGTCGAGAGCTGGATGTACCGCGACCTCACGGACAAGTACGTCCTTGACGAGTCGGTCCGGGAGTTCATGCAAGCGTCGAACCCCTGGGCGCTTCGCGCCGTAACCGAGCGGCTTCTCGAAGCCGCCGAGCGCGGCCTATGGGCCGAGCCGGACGGGGAGCGGCTGGAGGAGTTGAAGCGTGTCTACCTCGCCAACGAGGGCGCCCTCGAGGAGGCGACGTGA
- a CDS encoding cobyric acid synthase, with product MKGALLVLGTHSDAGKSVVVAGICRWLSDEGVRVAPFKAQNMALNSFVAVDGEGRGAEIGRAQAAQAQAARAEPEVAMNPVLLKASAGNRTQVVVMGRADSEATALGYQKKKRALMPVVLEALEDLRRRFDVVVCEGAGSPAEINLRENDLANLGLARAANLPAVLVGDIDRGGLFASLFGTLALLSKGDRERVRGFVVNKFRGDGRVLAPGLDALTRMTGRPFLGTLPFVPGLELDGEDSLSLEKPRETKPPLGRDTLKVAVARFPRISNFTDLDALLHEPGVEVRFTRSAQDLLAADLAVLPGTKATVEDLAWLREVGMEEALRERARRDLPTLGVCGGYQMLGEGIVDPVESLAGEVEGLGLLPVETVFEAEKVLARPEGRAVGFGKERVFGYEIRHGRVRRLGAGPLFLADDGRDEGCARGATFGTSWHGLFEPDGFRREFLKSVARARGLDWTPGEESFAEAREQRFRRLGELVAENLDREALIRTVEGRDARSFAPLSLPDVPELEPPSGETARANGGWTEKKAPAKSGGRV from the coding sequence GTGAAGGGGGCTCTGCTCGTGCTCGGGACACACTCGGACGCCGGCAAGAGCGTGGTCGTGGCGGGGATCTGCCGCTGGCTCTCGGACGAGGGGGTGCGCGTCGCGCCGTTCAAGGCGCAGAACATGGCGCTCAACTCGTTTGTCGCTGTGGACGGGGAGGGACGGGGAGCGGAGATCGGCCGCGCCCAGGCCGCCCAGGCGCAGGCCGCTCGCGCGGAGCCGGAGGTCGCGATGAACCCGGTGCTTTTGAAGGCGAGCGCGGGGAACCGGACGCAGGTAGTCGTTATGGGCCGGGCCGACTCGGAGGCGACGGCGCTCGGCTACCAGAAGAAGAAGCGCGCCCTTATGCCGGTCGTGCTGGAGGCGCTCGAAGACCTGCGCCGGAGGTTCGACGTCGTGGTCTGTGAAGGGGCCGGCAGCCCGGCAGAGATCAACCTCAGAGAGAACGACCTCGCCAACCTCGGTCTCGCCAGAGCGGCGAACCTCCCGGCCGTTCTTGTCGGGGACATCGACCGGGGCGGGCTCTTCGCCTCGCTCTTCGGGACGCTCGCGCTGCTCTCGAAGGGCGACCGCGAGCGCGTCCGGGGCTTTGTCGTCAACAAGTTCCGGGGCGACGGGCGCGTGCTCGCGCCCGGACTCGACGCGCTGACGCGGATGACGGGGAGACCCTTTCTCGGGACGCTCCCGTTCGTGCCGGGACTGGAGCTCGACGGGGAGGACTCGCTCTCGCTGGAGAAGCCTCGCGAGACGAAGCCGCCGCTCGGACGGGACACGCTGAAGGTGGCGGTCGCGCGTTTCCCGCGCATCTCGAACTTCACCGACCTCGACGCGCTCCTCCACGAGCCGGGGGTCGAGGTCCGCTTTACGCGCTCGGCGCAGGACCTCCTCGCGGCCGACCTCGCCGTCTTGCCGGGGACGAAGGCGACGGTCGAGGACCTCGCCTGGCTGCGAGAGGTCGGGATGGAGGAGGCGCTCCGCGAGCGCGCCCGGCGTGACCTCCCGACGCTCGGGGTCTGCGGCGGCTATCAGATGCTCGGGGAGGGGATAGTGGACCCCGTCGAGAGCCTTGCGGGCGAGGTCGAGGGACTCGGGCTGCTGCCGGTCGAGACCGTTTTCGAGGCGGAGAAGGTGCTCGCGCGGCCGGAGGGCCGGGCGGTCGGGTTCGGAAAGGAACGGGTCTTCGGGTATGAGATCCGCCACGGCAGAGTCCGCCGCCTCGGGGCCGGACCTCTCTTTCTTGCGGACGACGGCCGGGACGAGGGCTGCGCCAGAGGCGCGACGTTCGGGACGAGCTGGCACGGCCTGTTCGAGCCGGACGGCTTTCGCCGGGAGTTCCTGAAGTCGGTCGCCCGGGCGCGCGGGCTCGACTGGACTCCGGGCGAGGAGTCGTTCGCGGAGGCCCGGGAGCAGCGTTTCCGGAGGCTCGGGGAGCTCGTCGCCGAGAACCTCGACCGGGAGGCGCTGATAAGGACGGTCGAGGGCCGGGACGCGCGGAGCTTCGCGCCGCTCTCCCTCCCGGACGTACCGGAGCTCGAGCCGCCGTCCGGAGAGACTGCAAGAGCGAACGGGGGATGGACGGAGAAGAAAGCGCCGGCAAAGAGCGGAGGGCGGGTATGA